The DNA segment TTCGGCCCGAGGAAACCGACGACTTCGCCGCGGTCGATCGAGAAGGTCGCGGAATCGACCGCGACGGTCTCGCCGAACCTCTTCACGACATCGGTCAGCGATACGAGTGACATGCGAGTGACAACGGATCCGGGTTGGAGGTGTGCGACGGGGCGGGAAAGGTAGATGGGGTGCGGTGCGAGTCAAGCGCCGCCAGGGATCGCAGACAGACGGACTGCGCGGGTGTAGCTTCTCCGGCATGAACGTATTCCTCGATGCGGGTCGGCGGATCCTGGGACTCTGTCTGGTCGTGCTTGTCGCCTTCCCCGTGTTTCTGATTCTCGATCCCGACGGATCCACCACGCCGCTCGATGTACCCATGCGCCGCGCGGGGTGGGAGTACTGGTCGCACACGTGGGGCGCGTCGACCGCTGTCTGGACCCTCCTCGTCCTCGGAGCCGCCATCCTTGCCGGGGTGATCGCGAAGGGGAGGGTGTCCCGCGTCCTGTCGCGGATCGGTCGGGCCATCGCACGTCCGCCCACATGGTCGGTGGCCGCGTTCATGGGACTCCTCGGCGCCGCGCTCACGGCGGCGGTTGTGCTGCTGGTCTTCGATGGACGCGCGATCTTCAACGACGCGAACGTGCAACTCGTGCAGGCCCGCTATTTTGCCGGCGGAAAGCTCTCCGGACCCCCCCTCGCGATGCCCGAGTTCTGGACGATCCAGTTCATGGTGCAAACGGCGGCCGGGTGGGTGTCCCAGTATCCGCCGGCCCACGCCCTATGGCTTGCCGCCGGCATCAAGCTGGGTGGTCCATGGATCGCGGTGGCCGCGACCATGGGCGTGCTCGGCGTCTTCTCCGTCCTCTCGTTCGAGCGCCTGCTGCCGGACCGGATTGCGGCGGCGCGGCTCGGCGCCCTGCTCGCCGTCACGAGCCCCATGCTGCTGGCCCTCGCCGGGACCTACATGAACCACGCCACGGTCGCGGCCTTCGCCGCGCTCGCCCTCTGGCTGTCGCTCCGGGCCGAGACGGGCCGGGCCGTGTGGGCGCTGGCGGCGGGCGGCGCGATGGGCGTCATGGTCGCGACGCGCCCCATCTCCGGCCTGCTCATCGGCGCCGCCGTGACGGCCGGCGTGTGGCTCACCGCGCCGCGGCAGGAGCCGGGCCTGCACCGGCCGTGGCTTCTGCGCCGTTTCGCCTGGTGGGCCCTGGGCGGCCTTCCGTTCGCGGTCGGCTTCGGCTGGTTCAACGCCCGCTTCTTCGGCAGCCCGCTCACCCTCGGCTACACGGCCGCCGCCGGCCCCAGCCACGGCCTCGGCTTCCACGTCGACCCCTGGGGCCGCGTGTACGGGTTTACGCAGGCGCTCGGCTACACGTCGACGGAACTCATTTCGCTCGGGCGCGAACTTCTCGGTACGGTGCTGCCGGTTGCCGCGCTTATCGGACTCTACCTTCTCGTCGCGCGCCGCCTGGAGCGCGGCGAGCGCATCCTCACCGCGTGGGCACTGCTACCCGTCCTGGCGAGCGCGCTGTACTGGCATCACGACCTCATCGTCGGCCCCCGCATGCTCGGCGAAGCCGTCCCCGCCTGGTCGGCACTCCTCGTGCTCGCGACGATCGGCCTCGCCCGCGCGGCGCGTCGCGACTGGCTCTCGGACGCGGTGGCCGTACTCGTGCTCATCGCCATCGGCTACGGTCTCGCTGTTGGGGGGTGGGGGCGCGTCGTGCGCTTGACAGGCCGCGTCGTACCCGTCCCCGAGGTCACGGAGCCCGGCCCGTCGCTCGTGTTCGTGCACGAATCCTGGCAGGACCGGATCGGGGCCCGGCTCGCCGCCCGGCCCATGCGCCTCGACAGCGTGCGAGCGCTCATCAACCAGTTCGATCCGTGCCGACTGGAGGGCGCCCTCGTGGGCGCGCAGCGGCCGGAAGAGGTCGTGGATCGTTGCCAGCGGGAGATCGGCTCGGATCGGCTCGGCCGTCTCGGCCTCACCGACTACCTGTGGCGTGGGGACCTGCCGGGCCTCGGCGGCGCCGGCGTACTGTGGACCCGCGACCTCGGGCCGGAGGCGAACGCACGCCTCATCGAAGCCTACCCCGATCGAACGCCGCTCCTCGCCATGCCCGACGGTGAAGGCAGGGGCGACGGCCTGGTGGTCCCCTACCGGATGGGGGTGGATGCACTCTGGGGGCCTACGCCCCCGTAGCAGCCCGCGGAAAAGCTCCGCCGCGTTCAGAAGGGTGCCTCGAATGGCCGCGCGACCTACTCAGGCGTGGGATGCCGGCGCCGTCGGAACGACGAGTTCGAGTTCCGTGTGGCGGGCGATGGCGTCGAAATCGCGATTCCGGGCCAGCAGCGGGCGGCGCGCATCCAGGGCCGCGGCGGCGACGAGGCAGTCTACCAGGGACCGAATCGTACGTCCCGCCCGCTGACACGTGCGGTAGATCCGCGCCGCGCTCTGGAACTGGCCCAGCGAGTCGGGGACCAGGATCTCGAAGCGGCCGAGCAGCTTCAACAGATCCAACTCCTCGGTTTCGTCGCGACAGCCTGCAAGGAGTTCCATGGCCACGGGAGCGGGCGTGGCGATCGCGCTCCCGGTCCGTACGGCGTGTCTCAAAGCAAGGTGAACGGGACTTTCCGTGCAGCGCAGGTATTCGATCCACGCGGACGTGTCGACGATCACAGGGGCTCGACCGTGTTCCCGTCTCGCATTTCATCCAGATCTCCCGCCCATCCCACACCCTGCATGGCGAGTGCCTCCTCCTTCGTCATCGGGACGAAGGACTGGCGGAACACCGCTTCCTTAACGGCCGCCGACCAATTGGCCAGTCCGTACCGCTTGCGCACCGCCTCCAGATCGCGCTCCGGCAACCTCACTTCGAGATCCACGAACCGCAGGAGCCCCACATCGGCCGCTCCGTACTGTGGGCCCGTCTCCCGGACGGCATTGGCGCCTCCACCCCGCAAGTCGCGCTCCCGCGCGTCCCGCAGCACTCGCCGGACCCACGCGGACACCGTGACGCGGTTGCGCCGCGCCGCATCGCGGATCTCATCCAGCTCCGCCTCCGGCATCACCACCTGCAGTCTCGTACTCATAATATAAGTATATTATGCTCATGACGTGTCATGCCGCAACGAGTCTCCGGGGTTCCGCCCCCGTCGCGACGTTGAGATCAGTCCTCGGAGAAGGCGGCGTCGAAGGCGGTGGCGGAGGGGGGGAAGGTCATGGCGCGGAGCCGTTCGCACGCTTCGCGGGCGCCGTGCTCGCGGTCCATGCCGCTGTCCTCCCACTCGATCGAGAGGGGGCCGTCGTAGCCGACCCGGTCGAGGGCGCGCAGGACCTCCTCGAAGTCCACGCGCCCGCGCCCGATGGAGCGGAAGTCCCAGCCGCGGTTCGTGTGCCCGAAGTCGAGGTGGCCGCCGAAGGCGCCGGAGCGGCGCGGGGTATCGGACCACCACACGTCCTTCATGTGCGCGTGGTGAATGCGGTCGCCGAACTCGAGGATGAAGCCGACGTAGTCCACGCCCTGGTAGGCGAGGTGGCTGGGGTCGTAGTTGAAGCCGAACGCGGCGTGCCCCGCCACGGCCTCCACGGCCCGCGCCGCGCTCGCGGCGTCGAAGGCGATCTCCGTCGGGTGCACCTCGAGGGCGAACTTCACGCCCGCCGCGTCGAAGGCGTCGAGGATCGGAGTCCAGCGGTCCGCGAAGTCGGCGAAGCCGGCCTCCACGAAGCCGGGCGGGTGCGGGGGGAAGGCGTAGGCGGCTGCCCAGATCGAGCTGCCGGTGAAGCCGTTCACGACCGGGACGCCGAGGGCGGCCGCCGCAGCCGCCGACCGGCTCATTTCCGCCGCGGCCCGCCGCCGCACGCCCTCGGGGTCGCCGTCCCCCCACACGCGCTCGGGCAGAATGAGCTGGTGGCGGGCGTCGATCGGGTCGCACACGGCCTGGCCGACGAGGTGGTTGGCGATCGCGTGTACCTCGAGGCCGTGGGCCGCCAACAGGTCCCGCTGCTCGGCCGCGTAGCCGTCCTCCTCCGTCGCCCGCACCACGTCGAAGTGGTCCCCCCAGCAGGCCAGCTCCAGCCCGTCGTAGCCCCACGCGGCCGCTTTTTCGGCGAGCGTCGCGAGCGGCATGTCCGCCCACTGGCCGGTGAACAACGTGATCGGTCGTGCACTCATCGCGTCGACTCCCCGGGCTCCGCCGGCTCTCCCGGCGGTTCGTAGCGCGCGTCCACCCACGCGCCGCGCCGCCCGCTCTCCACCGCCCGCTCGAGGAAATGAACCCCGCGCGCCCCGTCCCATACCGTGGGGAAGTCGAGCTCCGCCCCGTCCGGCGTCCGTCCTTCGTCGAGCGCTCCGATGGTCGAGATCACGTTACGGTACAGGTTCCCGAACCCCTCGATGAACCCCTCGGGATGCCCCGGCGGGACCCGCGACGCCCGCGCGGCCTCGGGCGAGATCCAGCCGTGCCCCCGCCGCCGGGCCCGCGCTTGCCCGTCCGGCGTCCGGTGCCACAGCGTCTCCGCGTCGTCGTGCCGCCAGGCGATCGAGCCCTCGCTCCCGAACACGCGGATTGCGAGCCCGTTCTCCTCGCCCGCCGCGACCTGCGACACCGTGAGCGTCCCCCGCACCCCGCCACTCCACCGCATGAGCAGGCTCGCGTCGTCCTCGAGGCGCCGCCCGGGCACAAACGTCGTCAGCTCGCCACACAGCGCCTCGACCTCCAGCCCCGTCACGTAGCGGGCCAGGTGGTGCGCATGCGTCCCAATGTCTCCCAGCGCCCCGGCCACCCCCGCCCGCGCCGGATCGGTGCGCCACACCGCCTGCGGGTGTCCCGTCTCCTCCAGCGGCGTCGCCAGCCACCCCTGGAAGTACTCGAGTTGAATGCGGCGGATCTCCCCCAGCGTCCCACCGCGGACGAGGTGGCGCGCGTCCTTGACCATCGGATAGCCGCCGTAGTTGTGCGTGAGGGCGAACACGCGATCCCCCGCCGCCACGAGCCGGCACAGCGCCTCCGCGTCTCCGAGGTCCGTCGTCAACGGCTTGTCGCACACGACGTGGAAGCCCGCCTGGAGGAGAGTCCGCGAGACATCGAAGTGGAGGTGGTTCGGGGTGACGACGATCACGAAGTCCAGCCTGTCGTCTCCGACGCGCGCCGCTTCGGCCGCCGCCATCTCGCCGTAGCTGCCGTACACGCGATCCGCGTCCAGCCCGATCTCGGCCCCCTTGGCCGCCGACCGCTCCGCGTCCGACGAGAAGGCGCCGGCCGCGATCCGCGCCAGACCGTCGAGTTCCGCCGCCATCCGGTGCACGTCGCCGATGAAGGCGCCCGGCCCGCCCCCGACCATGCCGTAGCTGAGACGGCGCGTCATCCGTCGCCCGACTCCGTCCCGATCCGGACGGCCCGGTATCCGCCGGCCCGCCGGTCGCGCGAATAGAGGAAACCGAAGATGAGGATGAGCGCTCCCGTGAACGGAAGGATGTACCGGAACGAGACCCGTCCCCCGTAGTTGTCCGCCGGTCCGAGAATGGCGTTGGCTCGCTCCGCCAGCGCCTCATCCCCCCCGGAGTTGATGATCGCCCGCAGCGCGTTCGCCGTGACCGACTCCGGTAGCGCGCCGTCCGGCCCCACCCCCGCGAGCGCCTCGCCCACCGCTTCGCCCGCCGCCGCCAGATCCGGCGCGGTGCTCTCGTCAGCTCCCGCGAAGGCCGCCGCCGCATCGGCGAAGAGCGCCCGCGTCTCGACCGCCGGAAGCCGCTCGTGCCCCACCTCGTCGGCGATCCTTCCCATCCACGGCGTCGTCCACAGCCCGACGACCGCCATCCCCGTCGCCCCCATCATCCCCAGCCCGAGGGCGCCGGAACGCGGCACCCGCTCAGACACGAAGCCGAGCATTGTCGGCCAGAAGTAGCACACGCCCACCGCAAACACGGTCGCTGAGGCGAACGCCATCGCCGTCGTCTCCGCGTAGCTGAGCCATAGCAGTCCCACGACGGAGACCGCCGCGCTGGCTGCCAGCACCCCCGGTGGCGACAGCCGCTCCACCGCGAACCCCGCCTTGTAGCGGAGCACCGCCATCAGGCCGTTGATCCATGCCAGCACGAGGATCCCCGGAATCCCGCCCGCCTCGAGCACCGGCGGCACCCACCGGTTCGGCCCCAGTTCCGTCGAGGCCGTGATCGCCATGCAGAACAGCATCAGGAGCATCAGTGGCGTCATGAACGTGGCCCTGAACATCTCCATCATGCCGACTCCGGCGCGCACGCCCTCCGTCGGCGGAAACTCCTCCCGCCACATCAGGTGGCCGTAGATGAGGGTGGGGATGAGGATGAGGCCGATCTTCAGCTGCCACGCGGTGAGCCCCACCGATTCGAGGCCGAAGGCGAGCACGGAGCCGATCACGATCCCGCCCGGGAACCAGACGTGGAACTGGTTCAGCTTGACCGTCTTCCGGTCCGGATAGAGCGCCGCCACCAGCGGGTTGCAGGCGGCCTCGACGAGTCCGTTCCCCAGCGCCAGCGTCAACGCTCCGCTGAACGCCTGCCAGAAGCCGCCGGCCGTGATCAGGACGAGCGCCCCGAGGAGATGGCACGCGAAGGCGAGTCGGAGCAGGCGGCGCATCCCCAGCGTATCGCAGAAGGGCGCGAAGAGGACCTGCGACACCGCGAAGCCCCAGATCGCAGCCCCGCCGATGAGACCGACCTCGTAGTTCGTGAGCGTGAATTCGCTCTTCAGCGTAAGCATGACCGCGCCGACAACCGCGAAGGTGACGGAGGTCGCGATCAGCGACACGCAACTGGCGAGGAAGAGCCGCCGCGGACGGACGGCGGGCGAGGTCGCATTCACGGAAAACTCCTCGGATGGGGTCGGCGGGCACGCTAGCGCCGCCTCGTCGCCGTCCGCAACGGCGCGGCGACTCCCGCGAACCCCGCGACCCTACCGGCGGGCGAACGCTTCGATCTATTCTGTTCCCAACGGCTCGCGGCAGGGCCTTTGCCGCGGGCTGCCAGCCAGGAAACCCAGGAGGATCCCGTGAAACGCCTCTCGATCTCGGCCCCATCATCCCTCGCGCTCGCCGTTCTTGCCGCCTTCGCCGCGATCGCGCTCGCTGCCGCGCCACCAGCAGCTCACGCCCAGTCGCGGCCCCACGCCCCCGACGCGGTGACGGCGAGCGAATACGCACGCGCGGAACAGTTTCTCTTCTGGAACGCGGAGAAGCTCACCTCCGGCGCGACGGTCGCCCCGCGCTGGGTCGACGCGAACCGCTTCTGGTATCGGAACCAGGTGTTCGGAGGCCACGAGTTCATCATGGTCGACGCAGCGGCCCGCACCCGGGCGCCCGCCTTCGACCACGACCGGCTCGCGGCCGCGCTCTCCGAGGCCTCCGACCGGAGCCACGAGGCGACGGACCTCCCCTTCGACGAGTTCGAATTCAACGACTCCGGCGGGATCCGCTTCTGGACGGACACGTACGAGCGCTGGGACTGCGACGTCGGCGCCTACCGCTGCACCGGCCCGGACTCGGTCGCGCAGGCCACGCACGAGATCGAGTACTCCGGCGGCGGCCGCGCCGTCTTCTCCCGTGACGAGAACCTGTGGGTGCGGGACACCGACACCGACGAGGAACGCCAGCTCTCGACCGATGGCGAGCCGCACTGGGGCTACGGCGTCGCGCCCGAGGGTTGCTGCTCGGAGATCTCGAACCGTCGCAGGGGGTTCAAGCCGCCGCCTGTAGCCGAGTGGTCGCCGGACGGACGCCGCATCGCCACGCACCGCTACAACGAGCAGGAGGTCGAATCGCTGCACCTGCTCGAAACGGCCACCGGTCGCCCGGTCCTCCACAGCTACCGTTACGCGCTCCCCGGCGACTCCATCGTCCCGACGTGGGAGTTGTACGTGTTCGACGCCCAGACCGGCGCCTCGGTGAAGGCCGACTACGATCCCGTGCCCGGCTACTTCGGCAGCGCGGACACGACCTGGCACGCCACCCAGTGGTCGCCGGACGGCGGCCGCGTCTGGTTCTCGCACCACTCGCGCGACTTCAAGAATCAGACGCTGGTCGAGGTCGACGCGGAAACCGGCGCGGCCCGCAAGGTGATCGTCGAGAGCGGGGATACGTGGGTGGAACTGAACCAGCTCCGCACGCCGTACAACTGGCGCGTGCTCGACAATGGGCGCGAGTTCGTCTGGTTCTCCGAGCGCGAGGGCTGGGGGCACCTCTACCTGCACGACCTCGCCACCGGGGAGATGAAGAACAGGATCACGCAGGGGTCCTGGCTCGTCGTCCAGCTCCTGGCCGTCGACGAGGACGCGCGGCAGGTCTATTTCACCGCCGTGGGCCGCGAGCCCGGACGCGACCCCTACCAGCACCACCTCTACCGGGCCTCGCTCGACGGCGGAGGCGTGACGCTCCTTTCACCCGAGGACATGCACCACGCCGTCACCGTCTCGCCCGACGGCCGCCACTTCGTGGACACCTACTCCACGCGCGCGACGGCCCCCGTCACGGTCCTCCGCGACCGCTCGGGCCGTGCCGTGATGACGGTCGAAGAGGCTGATATCGGCCCGCTCCTCGAGGCCGGCTGGGAGCCCCCGGTGCGGTTCTCCGCCAAGGCCCGGGACGGGGTGACCGACGTGTACGGCTTCCTCTGGCTGCCGGCGAACATGGAAGACGGCAAGGTCTATCCCGTCATCGACTACATCTATCCGGGACCTCAGATCGGTCCCATCCGCTCCCCGGGCTTCACGACGGGGCCGCGCGGCCAGGGCCACGCGCTCGCGCAACTCGGGTTCATCACCTTCGCGGTCGACGCCATGGGCACGCCGTACCGCTCCAAGGCGTTCCACGAGAGCTACTACGGAAACATGCGGGACAACGGGATCCCCGATCACGTGTCGGCGCTCAAGGCGTTGGCGCTCCGCTACCCCATCGACATCGACCGGGTGGGGATCTTCGGCCACTCCGGCGGCGGTTTCTCCTCGACGGACGCCATCCTGAGCTTCCCCGACTTCTTCAAGGTCGCCGTGTCGGGGGCGGGGAATCACGACCAGCGGGGCTACCACTTTCCGTGGGGTGAGAAATACCAGGGGCTGCTGGAGCGCTACCCGGACGGGACGGACAGCTTCGACTCGCAGGCGAACCAGAACATCGCCTCGAACCTGAAGGGGAAGCTGCTGCTCCATTACGGGTCGCTCGACGACAACGTGCACCCGAACATGACGCTGCTCGTGGCCGACGCCCTCATCGAGGCGAACAAGACGTTCGACATGCTCGTGTTCCCGAACCGCAACCACGGCTACGCGCGCGAGCCGTACCTCATCCGGCGCACCTGGGACTACTTCGTCGAACACCTCATGGGCGCCCGGCCGCCCGTCGACTACAGGATCGTGCAGCCGTAGCACGTTCCCGCGGGAACGCCCGGCCTCCGCCGAGGGGCCGGGCGACCCGCTTGTCAGCCTCCCTCGTCCGCCGCACGTTCAGCCGGACAGCGCCGACCCCTATCCGGAGGACTCCATGCGCCGCGCCCCCGATCGAACGTTCGTGACGCACCTCTCCTGTGCGCTTTCCATCTCCCTGTTCGGCCTTCTGGCCTGCGCGCCGGAGGACGGCGGCGACGAGGCCACGGGGTCTACGCAGGAGGTCCCGCCCGGCGACGGCTCCGACGAGAGCCTGATCGCGCGCGGGGAAGCGCTCGAGCTTCCGACCGAGTGGGATCCGCCCCCGGGCGAGCCCATCGTGCACCACACGGCGGGCTTCGCGAAGACGCTCTGCTCCGGGACGTTCATCACCGGACTCGACTGGCGCGACGCGGCGGCGAACGTGGGCGGCTTCACGGCGCCCTTCCAGCACCGCGGCGCGGTCGTCGACACCGTCGTCGACATGGAGGCGCAGACCGTGAGCCTCACCCTCGGCTCGGGGATCACGCGCACGGCCAAGCTGTACGGCAGCCAGGGCTGCATCACGCAGCCTCTGGGCCGTGACTCGATCTACTTCACGCCCTCCGTGGTCGAGCCCATGACCCCGGATCCGGCCACCACGCCGTGGCCCATGGGGGACGTGCTCCCGGACGAGCCGTATCCGCCCGAGATCGACATGGAGAAGGTCGGGGAGGCGGTCCAGATCGCGATGGACCAGGAGGGGATGACGCTCGGCTTCGTCGTCACCTACCAGGGGAGGATCATCGGCGAGGGCTACGGCCCCGGCGTCGACATGCACACCCCGTTCGAGAGCTGGTCGAAGGGGAAGTCGCTCACCGGGACGATGATGGCCGTCCTGATCCAGCAGGGCGTATACGGCCTGTGGCAGCGCGCTCCGATCCCGGAATGGCAGGACGATGAGAGGAAGAACATCCGCATCGCCGACATCATGCGCATGTCGAGCGGGATCCGGATCGTCGCGCCGCAGGACCCGGATTATACGGAAGAGATGGGGTATCCCGACCACCTCTATCTCTACACGGGAGAGAACGCCTTCGAGTGGGCCGCCACCCGCCCGCAGCAGTGGGAGCCGAACACGGTGGGACGGTACCGGAACACCGACCCGGCGCTGACGAACTACCTGGTCCGCCTCGGCGTCGAGGGCCGCGGCGACGACTATCACGCCTTCCCGCAGCGCAACCTGTTCGACAAGCTCGGGATCCGGAACTTCATCATGGAGACGGACCCGAACGGGAACTTCCTCACGCAGGGCTACGAGTTCGGCTCGGCGCGCGACTGGGCGCGGCTCGGCAATCTCTACCTGCAGGACGGCGTGTGGGAGGGCGAGCGCATCCTCCCCGAGGGCTACGTCGACTACGCGATGGAGGTCGCCCCGGCCTGGGTCACGGACGGACGGCCGGTCTACGGCGGCGGCTTCGTGTGGAAGGACCTCGGCTTCCCGATCGAGGACGACTACGGCGCCTTCGCGGGCGCCGGCGGCCAGTACACCGTGTTCATCCCCGCGCGCGGCCTCGTCATCACGCGCCTCGGCAAGTACACGGGCCAGGGGCCGGGCGGAGAGAACCTGCGAGCCGCGATCGCCCTCCTGATGGAGGCCGTCCCCCCGATCGGCGACTAGCCCGGCGACTCCCGGAGGGCCGCCGCGATGCGCTGCGCGCGGGGGGCCAGGTCCGGGGCGTCGAGGATCGTGGCGACGAGGTCGAAGTCGTCGCGGGGGCCCGTCCATTCGAGGTCATCGACGCTCGCTGAGACCGGGGCGTCGCGGACGAGCGTCGCGAGGCGGCGGAAGAGGAGCGCGTCGTCCAACCCGTTGCGCAGCGTCTGAGCGAGGCGTTCGGGGCCGCGCACGGAGACGTCCCAGTCTCGTCCGTCCGGGGGGATGTCCTCGATGCGGCCATAGCGCGCGAGTACCGCCGCCGCCGTCTTGGCGCCGAAGCCGCGAATGCCGGGGAAGCCGTCCGCGGAATCGCCCACGAGGGCCAGCCAGTCGGGGATCGCGGCCGGAGGGACGCCGAATTTCTCGATGACCCCGGCCTCGTCGCGCAGCAGCCGCTGCCGGCGGTCGAACTGCACGATGCGGTCGCCTTCCACGCACTGGGCGAGGTCCTTGTCCGGCGTGCAGATGTAGACGCGCTCCACGCGCGGGTCCGCGGCGGCCATCGCGGCGCCGGCGGCCATCCCATCGTCCGCCTCGTGCTCCACCATCGGCCACACGACGAACCCCGCAGAGGCGAGCGCCTCCTCGACGAGCGGGAACTGCGAGTAGAGCGCCGGATCGATGCCCGAGCCGTCCTTGTAGCCGGGCCACAGGTCGTTGCGGAAGGACTCGATGACGCGGTCCGTGGCGATCGCGACGTGCGTGGCGCCGCCCTCGAGGAGGCCGAACATCGAAGCCACGACCCCGCGCGCGGCCCCGACCTCGTGGCCCCCGGCGTTCTTCGCCGAGGGCGCTCCGTAGAAGTGCCGGAACAACTCGTAAGTACCGTCGATGAGGTGGACCTGCACGCGAACTCCGCCTTCCGCTGACGCCCCGCGGCGACGCCCCGCCCCGTCCCGCTCCCGCCTTCGAAGCGTCGTGCGTCGGAGCGCGGTGTGCAACGGCCCGCTCCGGGGACTGGTGCCGGGGGGGCGCCCGTGTACCTTTGGTGGCCTTCCGCCGGCCCCGCGGCCGGCCGTGGGTCCCGGTCCCGCTGTGAGGCGTTCGACGTGAGCCAGCTCCAGCCAATTTCGACCCCCGCGGGCGACGCTCCCGCGCCGACGGTCACGCGCGAGGCGATCGCGACGGCCGACCGGGTCGTCCTCAAGGTGGGGACGGGCGTCGTCACGCACGACGATGGGACGATCGCCCTCTCTCGCCTCTTCCGCGTCGTGGAGAGCGCGAGCCGTCTGCGGCGGGAGGGCCGGGAGGTCCTCATCGTGACTTCGGGAGCGGTAGGCCTGGGACGCGTTGCCCTCCAGCTTCCCGAGCCACCCGAGACGGCCGAACTCAAGCAGACGTGCGCCGCCATCGGCCAGAGCCGGCTCATGGAACTCTACCAGCAGGGGTTCGCCCGGCTCGGCGTCACCTGCGCGCAGATCCTCATCACGTGGACGGACTTCGATGACCGGGTCCGCTACCTGAATCTGCACGAGACGCTCCAGAGTCTCTTCCGGCTCGGCGTCGTCCCCGTCGTGAACGAGAACGACGCGATCTCGCTGAACGATCGCGTGTACCGGGGGACGGGAAAGCGGCCGATCTTCGACGACAACGACCGACTGGGAGCGCTGGTCGCGAGCGAACTGGCGGCCGACCTGATCGTGCTTCTCACGGATGTGCCCGGGGTCATGACGGCGGATCCCAGGCGCGACCCGGAGGCGCGGCTCGTCGGCCGGATCGACCGGCCCGATGAGCACGGGCTCGACGTGGACGGGCGCTCCGGGCTCGGCCGGGGCGGGATGGCGAGCAAGCTGGAGGCGGCCCGGGTCGCTTCACGCGGCGGCTGCCACACCGTCATCGCGTCGGGGGTCGATCCGGGCGCGCTCGACCGCGTGCTGGCCGGCGAGGAGGAGGGGACGTGGATCCCGCCTCGCGCCGCCCTCTCTTCGCGCAGCCGCTGGATCGCCTACTGTTCACACCCGCGCGGGACGCTGGTCGTGGCGGAGGGCGGGGCCGAACGTCTCCAGGGCGGCGAGTCGTTGAGAGCCGCGGACGTCGCGCGGGCGGAGGGCGCGTTCCGGCGAGGCGATGTGGTCGAGGTTCGTGCGCCCGATGGATCCCTGGTCGGCCGGGGCGTCGTCGCGCTGGACTCGCGGCTCGTCCTTCAGGCGATCTCCCACCGGGCGGGTGCGGGCGTCCAGGTCGTGGGACGGGAGCATATCATCCTCAAGGAATCCTGATGGAAGCAACTACATTGAAGCGGGAAGCGACGGAA comes from the Candidatus Palauibacter soopunensis genome and includes:
- a CDS encoding serine hydrolase — protein: MRRAPDRTFVTHLSCALSISLFGLLACAPEDGGDEATGSTQEVPPGDGSDESLIARGEALELPTEWDPPPGEPIVHHTAGFAKTLCSGTFITGLDWRDAAANVGGFTAPFQHRGAVVDTVVDMEAQTVSLTLGSGITRTAKLYGSQGCITQPLGRDSIYFTPSVVEPMTPDPATTPWPMGDVLPDEPYPPEIDMEKVGEAVQIAMDQEGMTLGFVVTYQGRIIGEGYGPGVDMHTPFESWSKGKSLTGTMMAVLIQQGVYGLWQRAPIPEWQDDERKNIRIADIMRMSSGIRIVAPQDPDYTEEMGYPDHLYLYTGENAFEWAATRPQQWEPNTVGRYRNTDPALTNYLVRLGVEGRGDDYHAFPQRNLFDKLGIRNFIMETDPNGNFLTQGYEFGSARDWARLGNLYLQDGVWEGERILPEGYVDYAMEVAPAWVTDGRPVYGGGFVWKDLGFPIEDDYGAFAGAGGQYTVFIPARGLVITRLGKYTGQGPGGENLRAAIALLMEAVPPIGD
- a CDS encoding 5'-3' exonuclease H3TH domain-containing protein, with product MQVHLIDGTYELFRHFYGAPSAKNAGGHEVGAARGVVASMFGLLEGGATHVAIATDRVIESFRNDLWPGYKDGSGIDPALYSQFPLVEEALASAGFVVWPMVEHEADDGMAAGAAMAAADPRVERVYICTPDKDLAQCVEGDRIVQFDRRQRLLRDEAGVIEKFGVPPAAIPDWLALVGDSADGFPGIRGFGAKTAAAVLARYGRIEDIPPDGRDWDVSVRGPERLAQTLRNGLDDALLFRRLATLVRDAPVSASVDDLEWTGPRDDFDLVATILDAPDLAPRAQRIAAALRESPG
- the proB gene encoding glutamate 5-kinase; this translates as MSQLQPISTPAGDAPAPTVTREAIATADRVVLKVGTGVVTHDDGTIALSRLFRVVESASRLRREGREVLIVTSGAVGLGRVALQLPEPPETAELKQTCAAIGQSRLMELYQQGFARLGVTCAQILITWTDFDDRVRYLNLHETLQSLFRLGVVPVVNENDAISLNDRVYRGTGKRPIFDDNDRLGALVASELAADLIVLLTDVPGVMTADPRRDPEARLVGRIDRPDEHGLDVDGRSGLGRGGMASKLEAARVASRGGCHTVIASGVDPGALDRVLAGEEEGTWIPPRAALSSRSRWIAYCSHPRGTLVVAEGGAERLQGGESLRAADVARAEGAFRRGDVVEVRAPDGSLVGRGVVALDSRLVLQAISHRAGAGVQVVGREHIILKES